AGCGCCTGCGCGGCGACCGCCGCTTCGAGTCCCAGCGGGCCCTGCTCGACCAGATGGCACTGGACTGCGAACAGGCCAGGCTGGTGCTGTCGGCCTCAGTGGGCGGTGACCCCGGCCCCTGAGGCGCGACCGGGGTGCCGAGGCGCAGCGGCGTCTGTGGCATACTGAAAGCCCGCATCCGAGGAGATACTCCGCCTTGTCCAAAGGACTCGAAAAAGACGAAAAGCAGAGCCTGATCGGCGATTACCGTATCCACGAGACGGACTCGGGGTCGCCCGAGGTCCAGATCGCGATGCTGACCAGGCGCATCACCCTTTTGACCGAGCACGTGAAGGTCCACCGCAAGGACTTCCACACCACGCTCGGCCTGCGCAAGCTCGTATCCAAGCAGAGGCGTCTTCTCGGCTACCTCAAGCGGGAAGACTTCGATCGCTACAAAGCAGTGACCGACCGCTTGAACATCAAGCGGCGGTGAACCCGGCGGGGAGCCTGAGAGCAGGCTCCCCGTTTTCAGTGGAGGAGGCGGGCGCGCTCAGTTGTCAGTCGAGATCCCTGCAGGCAGCTGCAGGGCTCCCGACTGAGAGCTGGCCGCGCGCTTCCTCCCCGTCAAACGAGGAGGTAGTCGCATACCCATGGACGTCAAGCGCGTAGAGCAGCAGCTGGGCTCCACCACCATCAGCCTGGAGACGGGCAAGCTCGCCAAGCAGGCCGACGGCGCGGTGGTCTTCTCCATCGGAGAGACTCAGGCCCTCGTAACCGCCGTCGCATCGGCGACCCTGCGTGAGGGAGTCGACTTCTTCCCTCTCACCGTGGACATCGAGGAGCGGATGTACGCGGTCAACAAGATCCCGGGCAGCTTCTTCCGGCGTGAAGGGCGCGCCGGGGAGAAGGGGATCCTCACCGCAAGGCTGACGGACCGCCCGCTGCGTCCGGCGTTCCCGGACTGGTTCCGCCACGACGTCCACATCGTGGCGATGATCATGCAGGTGGACGGCGTCAACCAGTGGGACGTCCACTGCATCACCGCGGCTTCCGCGGCCCTGCTGATCGGCGGAGTCCCGTTCGCGGGTCCGATCGCCGGGGTTCGCGTGGCCCAGATCCGCGGCAGGTGGGTCGTCAACCCCACCTTCGAGGAGATCGACAACGCCACCATCGAACTCGTGGTGGCCGGGCGCGTCGGCGACAACGGGGGTGTGGACGTCCTGATGGTGGAGGCGGGCGCATTCGAGCACACGCTCCCGCTGCTCCAGGACGGCGCCCCCGCTCCTACCGAGGAGGTCCTCGCCGAGGGGCTGAAGGCCGCCGAGGAGCCGATTCGCCAGCTGTGCCGCGCGCAGCAGGAGCTGGCTGCGCAGTGCGAGATTCCGGAGCGGACCTGGATCCAGGCCACCGACTACGGCGACGACGTGCTCGCGCGCGTGACCCAGGTGGCCGAGTCGCGGCTGCGGGAGGCTCTGGTCATCTCCGGCAAGGCGGCCCGCAATGACGCGGTGGCCGCCGTGAAGCAGGGCGTCCGTGACGAGCTGGCCGGCGAGTTCGCCGACCGCGACGCCGAGGTGAAAAACGCGCTGCGGTCTATGGAGAAAAGGATCCTGCGCAGGCGCATCGTGGAGGAAGGGGTCCGCGTGGACGGGCGGCGTCCCGACCAGATCCGTCCGCTTTCCACCGAGGTCGGAGTGCTGTCCCGCGCCCACGGCACGGGGCTGTTCCAGCGCGGAGAGACGCAGGCGATGTCGGTTGTCACCCTGGCCATGCCGCGCATGGAGCAGATGATCGACCAGATCTGGCCCGACGAGACCAAGCGCTACATGCACCACTACAACTTCCCACCGTTCTCGGTAGGTGAGGCCCGGTTTATGCGGGGTCCCGGCCGCCGCGAGATCGGCCACGGCGCGCTGGCCGAAAAGGCCGTGATCCCGGTGGTCCCGTCGGTCGACGACTTCCCGTACGCGCTTCGCGTGGTGTCCGAGATCCTCGAGTCCAACGGCTCCACTTCCATGGCCGCGACCTGCGCCTCGACATTGGCGCTCATGGACGCCGGCGTCCCGCTGCGCGGGATGGTCGGCGGGATCGCCATGGGACTGGTGGTCGAGGACGGCAAGTACGTGACTTTGACCGACATCCTGGGGGCCGAGGACAACTACGGCGATATGGACTTCAAGGTCGCCGGCACCGACGACTTCGTCACCGCGCTTCAGCTGGACACCAAGACGACCGGGATTCCCATCGACGTCCTCGGCCAGGCGCTGCAGCAGGCCAAGCAGGCGCGGCTGGAGATCCTCGCGGCGATGAGGCAGGCGATCACGGAGCCGCGGGCCGAGATGTCGCCGTACGCGCCGCGCATCATCGTCCAGGTGATCCCGCCGGACAAGATCGGTGAGGTTATCGGGCCCAAGGGCAAGATGATCAACTCGATCGTGGAACGCACCGGTGCGCAGATCGACATCGGGGACGACGGCCGGGTGTTCGTCGCCGGCGACGCAGAGGGAGTCGAGAAGGCGCTGCAGATGATCCGCGACATCGCCGTTCCTCGCCAGATGCACGTGGGCGAGGAGTTCGAGGGCACCGTCGTCAACATCCGCGAGTTCGGCGCGTTCGTGAACGTGGCCCCCGGCAAGGACGGGCTGGTCCACATCTCCAAGCTCGGCGGCGGCAAGCGGGTGGGCAAGGTCGAGGACATCGTCAGCGTCGGCGACAGCCTGCGCGTGCGAATCTCGGAGATCCGTCCGGACGGCAAGCTGTCGCTCGTCCCCGTGGGGGCCGAGGGCGATGATGGCGACGGGGCCGAGGGCAGTAACGGCTCCGATCAGTCCGTCTAGCCGGTGGAGGCGTTCGAGCAGTCACGGCCTCGTCCGGGCGTTCGCCTCGTCACCGAACGGATGCCGCACGTCCTGTCGGCGTCGGTCGGGCTCTGGGTGGACCTCGGCGCCCGTGATGAGCCGCCGGGGCTCGCGGGGGCTTCGCACCTGCTCGAGCACCTGCTGTTCAAGGGGACGCCCACCAGGTCGGCGCGGCAGGTAGCCGACTGCTTCGACGCCGTCGGGGGCGAGATCAACGCCTTCTCCGCCCGCGAGTACACGTGCTACTACGCACGGGTGCTGTCGGCCGACGTCCCGATGGCGGTCGAGACGATGCTGGACATGTTCTCGTCGGCTCTGCTGCGGGCAGAGGATGTGGAGTCGGAGCGGCGGGTGGTGGTGGAGGAGATCCACATGACCCACGACACCCCCGACGACCTGGTGCACGACATGTTCCTGGAGCAGCTGTGGCCGGGGCACGCTCTCGGCCGCCCCATTATCGGGACGCTTCAGAGCATCGAGTCGATGCGCCGCGACGACCTCTCCGCGTTTTATCGCGACGGTTACGTGCCGGCCCGGCTGGTGGTCGCGGCCGCGGGAGACGTCGAGCACGAGGCGCTGGGCAAGCTCGTCGCGTCGTCACTTGAAGGCCCGGCCGGGACGGCCGGACGTAGCGAACAGCCCGCGCCGGGGGCCACTGGTCCGGTGGCCGCGTACGAGAGCCGCGACACCGAGCAGGTACACCTGGTGTGGGGGTGTCCGACGCAGTCGCGGTCGCATCCAGATCGCTACGCGCTGTCCGTGCTCAACACCCTGTACGGCGGTGGGATGTCTTCGCGGCTGTTCCAGTCGATTCGGGAGGAGCGTGGCCTGGCCTACGCGGTCTACTCGGGCTACCAGCTGTACCTGGAGACGGGGGTGTTCTCCGTGTACGCCGGCACCCAGCGCGAGAGCGCGCAGGAAGTGCTCGCGATCGCCCGCGGAGAGGCGGCGGCGCTCGCGTCCGGGGGGGCCACGTCCGACGAGGTCGAGAGAGCCAAGGGGCACGTTCGCGGCTCGATAGCCCTGTCGATGGACGACCCGGGCGGCCGGATGTCGCGCATCGGCAAGGCAGAGCTCGTCCACGGCAGGGTGGAGACCGTCGATGACGTCCTCGATCGTGTCGAGGCCGTCTCAGTCGACGACGTGTCGCGGGTGGCCGCGGAGCTGTTCGGCGGTCCCGGCTTCGCTCTGGCCAGTGTCGGTCCGGTTGACCAGGGCGCGCTGGACGACAAGGTGGAGCCGCTGACGCGATGATCCGCGTGGGGGTGCTCGGGGCTGCCGGGAAGATGGGTCGGACGGCTTGCGAGGCCGTCTCCGGCGAGCAGGACATGTGCCTGGCGGCCGCCGTCGATCCTTCGTTCGGCGACATCGTGATCCAGGACGTCACCTGCACCGGTGACATGGGCTGCCTGGTGGAGGCCGACGTCGAGGTGGCGGTGGACTTCACCCGTCCCGACACGGTCATGGACAACATCCGCTACTGCGTGGACCACGCGGTTCACGTGGTGGTCGGCACCACCGGCCTCGGCCCCCGCGAGCTCGACGAGATCAGGTCGCTCGTGGAGGGCCACCACTCCAACGTTTTCGTCGCCCCGAACTTCTCGATCGGTGCGGTCCTGATGATGCACTTCGCCAAGCAGGCCGCCGCCCACCTCGGCTCGTGCGAGATCGTGGAGCTGCATCACAACCAGAAGCTCGACGCTCCCTCCGGGACGGCTTGGAAGACCGCCCAGGACATCGCCGCGGTCTGGTCGGCCAAGGGCCGCCCCTCCGGGGGAGAGCCGGCACCCGGCGAGCAGGAGAAGCTGCCCGGCTCCCGCGGCGCCGACGTAGACGGTGTGCGTGTGCACTCCGTCCGGCTGGCGGGGCTCGTGGCGCATCAGGAGGTCGTGTTCGGCGGTCCCGGCCAGATGCTGACTCTTCGCCACGACTCACTGGACCGGTGGTCGTTCATGCCGGGGGTGGTCCTGGCGGTGCGTTCGGTGGCCTCCTGCCCCGGGCTGACCGTCGGGCTCGAAAGCCTCCTGGACCTCTAGTCTTTCGGCGGTCCCTTTGGGGGCCGGTCGCCGCTCAGCTGTCTGGTCACGGCGTGCGCCAGGTGGATGAACTCCATCGGCAGGGGGAAGATCAGCGTGGAGTTCTTCTCCGTCGACACCTCGGCCATCGTCGACAGCGTCCTCAGCTGCATTGCGGCCGGGTGCTTTTCGAACTCCAGGGCCGCCCGGCCCAGAGTCTCAGCCGCCTCGAGCTCGCCCATGGCGTGGATGACCTTCGCGCGCCGCTCGCGCTCGGCCTCCGCCTGGCGGGCCATCGCCCGCCGCATCCCCTCCGGCAGCTCCACGTCCTTGACCTCCACCAGCGTCACCTTGACTCCCCACGGGTCGGTCAGCTGGTCGATCACCTGCTGCAGGCGCACGTTGACGTCGTCGCGGTTGATGAGCAGGTCATCCAGGGCCGACTGCCCGATGATGCTGCGAAGGGTCGTCTGCACCACCTGCGAGGTCCCGTACATGAAATTCTGGATCGCCACCACGGCCTTCACGGGGTCCATGACGTGGAAGTAGGTCACGGCGTTCACCCGCACGGTCACGTTGTCGCGCGTGATGCACTCCTGGGGAGGGACGTCCATCGTGATCGTCTGGAGGTTCACCTTCACCATCCGGTCCAGAACCGGGATGATCAGGAACAGTCCGGGCCCTTTGGCGCCCACGATGCGCCCGATACGGAAGATCACCCCGCGCTCGTACTCCTGCACGATGCGGGCGGACGCAGCCAGCAGGGCGATCAGCAGCACGGCAGCCAGCAGAAACCCCATCTACGCCTCCTGATTCACCTGGTCCACGACGAGCTCCAGCCCGTCGATGCCTTTCACCCGGACGGCTTCTCCGGCTCGCAGCGCATGCTCAGACTTCACGCTCCACCACGCACCGGCGGCGAAGATCCGTCCTCGACGGCCGTTGGCCTCCCGTAGTTCCGTCGTCAGTCCCAGCAGTCCGTCGACCCCGGTGATCGGCGCCTGTCGCCTTGCGCGCAGTGCCAGCCGGCCCCCCAGCAGCGCCAGGGCCGCAACCACGACCGCTCCGGGGACCACCAGCCACAGCACCGCCGAGTCGAAAAGAACCGCCACCGCGGCCACCAGCAGGGCCAGCGCGATGACGGTGAGCACGCCCGCGCTGGGGATGAAGATCTCGGCCAGGAAGACGGCGCCCGCCAGCACCAGCAGGATCGTTCCCAGCCGCTCTTCCACCGCAGCTCCTCCGGTTGGATGTGTTCCCATGTATACGCCGTCCAGTCGGGTGCTGGTGCAGGTGCGTCCGGCGAACAGGTCCCTGCGGGAGCGACCCGTGGCCACGGGCTACGATGGGACCTCCACTACCTCGGGAGGTCGGTCAGCGAGATGGCATACACGACTGCCGGCGACGTCCGGCTCCGCGCCCGCAGGTCTTGCCTGTCGGTGCCGGCGTCCAGCCCCAAGATGCTGTCCAAGGCGCCGGGGCTGCCGGCCGACGAGGTGTTCATGGACCTCGAGGACTCCGTCGCCCCCGGCGAGAAGGAGGCCGCGAGGGCCAATGTCGTCACCGCGCTGGAGGAAAACGACTGGTCCGGCAAGACGGTGGTCCTGCGCATCAACGGTGTGTACACCCGCTGGTGTTACAGGGACATCATCGATATCGTCCGTCCCGCCGGGCGGAACCTGGATTGCATCATGATCCCCAAGGTCCAGTACGCCTCCGACGTGACGTTCGTCGCCGACCTTCTGCGCATGATCGAGGAGGAGGAGGGCCTCGACCGGCGCATCGGCATCGAGGCGCAGATCGAAAACGCTCCGGGACTGACGAACATCGACGCGATCGCCGCGGCCTCCGACCGGCTGGAGACTTTGATCTTCGGTCCCGGTGACATGGCCGCCGCCATGGGCATGCCCCACTCGACCGTCGGCGAGCTGGTGTCGGACTACCCGGGCGACCTGTGGCACTGGATCCTGATGAGGATCCTGGTGGCCGCCCGGAACAACAACCTGCAGGCGATCGACGGACCGTACGCGAAGGTCCGCGACCTCGACGGTTTCCGCGAGGTGGCCTCACGCAGCAGAGCGCTGGGCTACGACGGCAAGTGGGCCCTTCACCCGGGACAGATCGATGTCCTTAACGACGTGTTCACGCCCTCGCAGCAGGA
The Actinomycetota bacterium genome window above contains:
- a CDS encoding slipin family protein, which codes for MGFLLAAVLLIALLAASARIVQEYERGVIFRIGRIVGAKGPGLFLIIPVLDRMVKVNLQTITMDVPPQECITRDNVTVRVNAVTYFHVMDPVKAVVAIQNFMYGTSQVVQTTLRSIIGQSALDDLLINRDDVNVRLQQVIDQLTDPWGVKVTLVEVKDVELPEGMRRAMARQAEAERERRAKVIHAMGELEAAETLGRAALEFEKHPAAMQLRTLSTMAEVSTEKNSTLIFPLPMEFIHLAHAVTRQLSGDRPPKGPPKD
- the rpsO gene encoding 30S ribosomal protein S15 translates to MSKGLEKDEKQSLIGDYRIHETDSGSPEVQIAMLTRRITLLTEHVKVHRKDFHTTLGLRKLVSKQRRLLGYLKREDFDRYKAVTDRLNIKRR
- the dapB gene encoding 4-hydroxy-tetrahydrodipicolinate reductase, giving the protein MRVGVLGAAGKMGRTACEAVSGEQDMCLAAAVDPSFGDIVIQDVTCTGDMGCLVEADVEVAVDFTRPDTVMDNIRYCVDHAVHVVVGTTGLGPRELDEIRSLVEGHHSNVFVAPNFSIGAVLMMHFAKQAAAHLGSCEIVELHHNQKLDAPSGTAWKTAQDIAAVWSAKGRPSGGEPAPGEQEKLPGSRGADVDGVRVHSVRLAGLVAHQEVVFGGPGQMLTLRHDSLDRWSFMPGVVLAVRSVASCPGLTVGLESLLDL
- a CDS encoding pitrilysin family protein, with the protein product MEAFEQSRPRPGVRLVTERMPHVLSASVGLWVDLGARDEPPGLAGASHLLEHLLFKGTPTRSARQVADCFDAVGGEINAFSAREYTCYYARVLSADVPMAVETMLDMFSSALLRAEDVESERRVVVEEIHMTHDTPDDLVHDMFLEQLWPGHALGRPIIGTLQSIESMRRDDLSAFYRDGYVPARLVVAAAGDVEHEALGKLVASSLEGPAGTAGRSEQPAPGATGPVAAYESRDTEQVHLVWGCPTQSRSHPDRYALSVLNTLYGGGMSSRLFQSIREERGLAYAVYSGYQLYLETGVFSVYAGTQRESAQEVLAIARGEAAALASGGATSDEVERAKGHVRGSIALSMDDPGGRMSRIGKAELVHGRVETVDDVLDRVEAVSVDDVSRVAAELFGGPGFALASVGPVDQGALDDKVEPLTR
- a CDS encoding CoA ester lyase; this encodes MAYTTAGDVRLRARRSCLSVPASSPKMLSKAPGLPADEVFMDLEDSVAPGEKEAARANVVTALEENDWSGKTVVLRINGVYTRWCYRDIIDIVRPAGRNLDCIMIPKVQYASDVTFVADLLRMIEEEEGLDRRIGIEAQIENAPGLTNIDAIAAASDRLETLIFGPGDMAAAMGMPHSTVGELVSDYPGDLWHWILMRILVAARNNNLQAIDGPYAKVRDLDGFREVASRSRALGYDGKWALHPGQIDVLNDVFTPSQQEYDRAEDILEAYQKATEEDRRGAVMFGEEMIDEASRKMAAVHAARGRAAGLSRTGS
- a CDS encoding polyribonucleotide nucleotidyltransferase translates to MDVKRVEQQLGSTTISLETGKLAKQADGAVVFSIGETQALVTAVASATLREGVDFFPLTVDIEERMYAVNKIPGSFFRREGRAGEKGILTARLTDRPLRPAFPDWFRHDVHIVAMIMQVDGVNQWDVHCITAASAALLIGGVPFAGPIAGVRVAQIRGRWVVNPTFEEIDNATIELVVAGRVGDNGGVDVLMVEAGAFEHTLPLLQDGAPAPTEEVLAEGLKAAEEPIRQLCRAQQELAAQCEIPERTWIQATDYGDDVLARVTQVAESRLREALVISGKAARNDAVAAVKQGVRDELAGEFADRDAEVKNALRSMEKRILRRRIVEEGVRVDGRRPDQIRPLSTEVGVLSRAHGTGLFQRGETQAMSVVTLAMPRMEQMIDQIWPDETKRYMHHYNFPPFSVGEARFMRGPGRREIGHGALAEKAVIPVVPSVDDFPYALRVVSEILESNGSTSMAATCASTLALMDAGVPLRGMVGGIAMGLVVEDGKYVTLTDILGAEDNYGDMDFKVAGTDDFVTALQLDTKTTGIPIDVLGQALQQAKQARLEILAAMRQAITEPRAEMSPYAPRIIVQVIPPDKIGEVIGPKGKMINSIVERTGAQIDIGDDGRVFVAGDAEGVEKALQMIRDIAVPRQMHVGEEFEGTVVNIREFGAFVNVAPGKDGLVHISKLGGGKRVGKVEDIVSVGDSLRVRISEIRPDGKLSLVPVGAEGDDGDGAEGSNGSDQSV
- a CDS encoding NfeD family protein encodes the protein MATGRSRRDLFAGRTCTSTRLDGVYMGTHPTGGAAVEERLGTILLVLAGAVFLAEIFIPSAGVLTVIALALLVAAVAVLFDSAVLWLVVPGAVVVAALALLGGRLALRARRQAPITGVDGLLGLTTELREANGRRGRIFAAGAWWSVKSEHALRAGEAVRVKGIDGLELVVDQVNQEA